Proteins co-encoded in one Populus trichocarpa isolate Nisqually-1 chromosome 10, P.trichocarpa_v4.1, whole genome shotgun sequence genomic window:
- the LOC7491610 gene encoding transcription repressor OFP13 produces the protein MKIPTLFRGKETEHTWQKWPSCKHPKTLSFRAGDDVIKTVNSVFFDPSEGVETPESWFTDSSETTSFSTESEDYDGESLEVVVRGVRSERLFFEPGDTNSILEEAKTGGFPFKESVELEMESEDPYVDFRRSMEEMVESHGLKDWDCLEELLGWYLKVNGKKNHGYIVGAFVDLLCGIAAAPCSDSTSSSSSPLCSLKGHNEIDEEEQMV, from the coding sequence ATGAAGATACCAACACTCTTCAGGGGCAAAGAAACAGAGCATACATGGCAAAAATGGCCTTCATGCAAGCACCCAAAGACTCTTTCTTTCAGGGCTGGAGATGATGTTATCAAGACTGTAAACTCAGTCTTCTTTGATCCTTCTGAAGGGGTTGAAACACCAGAGTCATGGTTCACTGACTCGTCAGAAACTACAAGCTTCTCAACTGAGTCGGAGGACTATGACGGGGAGTCATTGGAGGTTGTTGTACGTGGGGTGAGATCAGAAAGGTTGTTTTTTGAGCCTGGTGACACAAACTCAATACTAGAAGAGGCAAAAACAGGAGGGTTTCCATTCAAAGAAAGTGTAGAGCTAGAAATGGAGTCTGAAGACCCATATGTTGATTTTAGAAGGTCAATGGAGGAGATGGTGGAGTCTCATGGACTTAAAGATTGGGATTGTTTAGAGGAGTTATTGGGGTGGTATTTGAAGGTCAATGGGAAGAAGAATCATGGGTATATAGTTGGGGCATTTGTCGATCTACTTTGTGGGATTGCAGCTGCTCCTTGTTCTGATTCTACCTCTTCCTCTTCATCTCCTCTATGTTCATTGAAAGGGCATAATGAGATTGATGAGGAAGAACAGATGGTATAG
- the LOC7469524 gene encoding protein SMAX1-LIKE 3 isoform X1, with the protein MRAGICSVQQALTPEAVSLVKQAVGLARRRGHAQVTPLHVASTMLASSTGLLRRACLQSHSHPLQCKALELCFNVALNRLPASTSSALLGPHSSYPSLSNALVAAFKRAQAHQRRGSIENQQQPILALKIEIEQLIISILDDPSVSRVMKEAGFSSTQVKNKVEQTVSLEICPQSSLTVSCQPKEIIKPQVLSASVSQSLPFSQFGIIHSKPLDQVRNDDVMSVLNTLVGKKRNTIITGECLATAESVVRGVMDKFERGEVSGDLRSVRFKNLPLFSFRSLSKEDLEQKLMELRCIVKSYISTGVVLYLGDLKWIADFWSSYGEQRRSYYCTADHIILELKRLVHGFSETGRLWLMGIATFQTYMKCKAGHPSLETMWELNPVTIPVGSLNLSLKLDSDSQSHQSRSKASLNGSSWPLLESRVDNHLTCWTDYSVNFNKEAQSLVGRTHNKESTSSVTISNNSSLPLWLQQCKETERNTTNDQQEYLCNKGISLFGSVHKQSYYPEKTIKFASSPPSPNSFSSQERNTDPQQTHLSWPVIFEHKQFEKENQIWISECSNEGYESSLRNVPKPDLLSNPNSSPNSASSSEAMDDIEGVQSFKEFNDYSLKNLRSGLEKKVPWQKDIIPEIATTILECRSGMRKRKGKLNHIEDKAETWLFFLGVDFEGKEKIARELAKLVFGSQSNFVSIGLSNFSSSRADSIEESKNKRARDELGCSYLERLGLALNENPHRVFFMEDVDQVDNCSQKGIKQAIENGNVTLPDGEKVPLKDAIIIFSCESCCSVSRTCSPPRRQKTGDNHEDKEDEDVMEEKSLVLSLDLNISFGDNGDDQCSLAEYGILESVDRQVVFKIQELS; encoded by the exons ATGAGGGCTGGAATTTGCAGTGTACAGCAGGCTCTTACTCCCGAGGCTGTTAGTTTAGTGAAACAAGCAGTTGGTCTTGCTAGGCGGCGAGGCCATGCTCAAGTCACTCCTCTTCATGTAGCAAGCACAATGCTTGCTTCCTCTACTGGTCTTCTCAGAAGGGCTTGCCTTCAATCCCACTCTCATCCTCTTCAATGCAAAGCTCTGGAGCTCTGCTTCAATGTGGCGCTTAATCGCCTCCCTGCGTCCACTTCTAGTGCCCTATTAGGCCCTCACTCCTCATACCCTTCCCTCTCCAATGCCTTGGTTGCGGCCTTTAAGCGTGCTCAGGCTCACCAACGGCGAGGGTCCATCGAAAACCAGCAACAGCCCATTTTAGCTTTGAAAATTGAGATAGAACAGCTCATTATCTCTATCCTAGATGATCCTAGTGTTAGTAGAGTCATGAAGGAGGCTGGTTTCTCTAGTACTCAAGTGAAAAACAAGGTAGAACAAACTGTTTCTTTGGAGATTTGTCCTCAAAGTTCTCTTACTGTCAGCTGTCAGCCCAAAGAAATCATCAAACCTCAAGTTCTTAGCGCTAGTGTGTCTCAATCTCTACCTTTCAGTCAGTTTGGAATCATACACAGCAAACCATTAGATCAAGTAAGGAATGATGATGTAATGAGTGTCTTAAACACATTGGTGggcaaaaaaagaaacactatCATCACAGGAGAGTGCCTGGCTACTGCTGAGAGCGTAGTTAGGGGGGTGATGGACAAGTTTGAGAGAGGGGAGGTTTCTGGGGATTTGAGGTCTGTGAGGTTCAAAAAccttcctcttttctctttcagAAGTCTTTCCAAAGAGGACCTTGAACAGAAGCTTATGGAGCTTAGGTGTATTGTGAAGAGCTATATAAGCACTGGGGTGGTTTTATATCTGGGTGATCTCAAATGGATAGCTGATTTTTGGTCAAGCTATGGTGAGCAAAGGAGAAGCTACTACTGCACTGCAGATCACATAATCTTGGAGCTCAAAAGATTAGTTCATGGATTCAGTGAAACGGGAAGGTTGTGGCTTATGGGGATCGCTACTTTCCAAACTTACATGAAGTGTAAAGCAGGCCACCCTTCTCTAGAGACTATGTGGGAACTTAATCCTGTAACAATTCCAGTTGGGAGCCTGAACCTAAGTCTCAAACTCGATAG TGATTCACAATCTCATCAATCCAGAAGCAAGGCATCTTTGAATGGGTCCAGTTGGCCACTGCTTGAATCTAGAGTTGATAACCACTTAACTTGCTGGACAGATTACTCTGTCAACTTCAATAAAGAAGCTCAAAGCCTAGTAGGTAGGACCCATAACAAGGAATCCACTTCTAGCGTTACTATTTCCAACAATTCAAGCTTGCCGTTATGGCTCCAGCAGTGCAAAGAAACTGAAAGAAATACAACCAATGACCAG CAGGAATATCTATGCAATAAAGGGATTTCTCTTTTTGGTTCAGTCCACAAACAGTCCTATTATCCTGAGAAAACCATCAAATTTGCTTCGTCTCCTCCTTCACCGAATTCATTCTCCTCGCAAGAGCGCAACACCGACCCACAACAGACACACCTAAGTTGGCCAGTGATTTTTGAACATAAACAGTTTGAAAAGGAGAACCAGATTTGGATTTCAGAATGCAGCAATGAAGGTTATGAAAGCAGTTTGAGAAATGTTCCCAAACCCGACCTTTTGTCAAATCCCAACTCTAGTCCAAATTCAGCTTCTTCAAGTGAGGCAATGGATGATATTGAGGGTGTCCAAAGCTTCAAGGAGTTCAATGACTACAGCTTGAAGAATCTACGTAGTGGCTTGGAGAAGAAGGTTCCATGGCAGAAGGATATCATTCCTGAAATTGCAACCACTATCCTTGAGTGCAGGTCTGGAatgaggaaaaggaaaggaaagttgAATCACATAGAAGACAAAGCAGAAACTTGGCTGTTTTTCTTAGGTGTTGATTTTGAAGGTAAAGAAAAGATTGCAAGGGAGCTAGCTAAACTAGTTTTTGGCTCTCAAAGCAACTTTGTATCGATTGGTTTAAGCAATTTCTCCTCATCAAGAGCTGATTCTATCGAAGAATCCAAAAACAAGAGGGCAAGAGATGAGTTGGGTTGCAGTTATCTTGAGAGACTTGGCCTAGCTTTGAATGAAAATCCTCATCGCGTGTTCTTCATGGAAGATGTGGATCAAGTTGACAACTGTTCTCAAAAGGGTATCAAGCAAGCAATTGAAAATGGAAATGTAACACTTCCTGATGGTGAAAAAGTCCCTCTTAAGGATGCCATTATTATTTTCAGCTGTGAAAGCTGCTGTTCGGTGTCCAGAACATGTTCTCCTCCAAGAAGGCAAAAAACCGGTGACAATCATGAAGACAAGGAAGATGAGGATGTCATGGAGGAGAAAAGTCTAGTTCTTTCACTTGACCTGAATATTTCCTTTGGCGATAATGGAGATGATCAATGTTCACTTGCAGAATATGGGATTTTAGAATCTGTGGATAGGCAGGTTGttttcaaaattcaagaattaaGTTAG
- the LOC7469524 gene encoding protein SMAX1-LIKE 3 isoform X2: MRAGICSVQQALTPEAVSLVKQAVGLARRRGHAQVTPLHVASTMLASSTGLLRRACLQSHSHPLQCKALELCFNVALNRLPASTSSALLGPHSSYPSLSNALVAAFKRAQAHQRRGSIENQQQPILALKIEIEQLIISILDDPSVSRVMKEAGFSSTQVKNKVEQTVSLEICPQSSLTVSCQPKEIIKPQVLSASVSQSLPFSQFGIIHSKPLDQVRNDDVMSVLNTLVGKKRNTIITGECLATAESVVRGVMDKFERGEVSGDLRSVRFKNLPLFSFRSLSKEDLEQKLMELRCIVKSYISTGVVLYLGDLKWIADFWSSYGEQRRSYYCTADHIILELKRLVHGFSETGRLWLMGIATFQTYMKCKAGHPSLETMWELNPVTIPVGSLNLSLKLDSDSQSHQSRSKASLNGSSWPLLESRVDNHLTCWTDYSVNFNKEAQSLVGRTHNKESTSSVTISNNSSLPLWLQQCKETERNTTNDQEYLCNKGISLFGSVHKQSYYPEKTIKFASSPPSPNSFSSQERNTDPQQTHLSWPVIFEHKQFEKENQIWISECSNEGYESSLRNVPKPDLLSNPNSSPNSASSSEAMDDIEGVQSFKEFNDYSLKNLRSGLEKKVPWQKDIIPEIATTILECRSGMRKRKGKLNHIEDKAETWLFFLGVDFEGKEKIARELAKLVFGSQSNFVSIGLSNFSSSRADSIEESKNKRARDELGCSYLERLGLALNENPHRVFFMEDVDQVDNCSQKGIKQAIENGNVTLPDGEKVPLKDAIIIFSCESCCSVSRTCSPPRRQKTGDNHEDKEDEDVMEEKSLVLSLDLNISFGDNGDDQCSLAEYGILESVDRQVVFKIQELS; the protein is encoded by the exons ATGAGGGCTGGAATTTGCAGTGTACAGCAGGCTCTTACTCCCGAGGCTGTTAGTTTAGTGAAACAAGCAGTTGGTCTTGCTAGGCGGCGAGGCCATGCTCAAGTCACTCCTCTTCATGTAGCAAGCACAATGCTTGCTTCCTCTACTGGTCTTCTCAGAAGGGCTTGCCTTCAATCCCACTCTCATCCTCTTCAATGCAAAGCTCTGGAGCTCTGCTTCAATGTGGCGCTTAATCGCCTCCCTGCGTCCACTTCTAGTGCCCTATTAGGCCCTCACTCCTCATACCCTTCCCTCTCCAATGCCTTGGTTGCGGCCTTTAAGCGTGCTCAGGCTCACCAACGGCGAGGGTCCATCGAAAACCAGCAACAGCCCATTTTAGCTTTGAAAATTGAGATAGAACAGCTCATTATCTCTATCCTAGATGATCCTAGTGTTAGTAGAGTCATGAAGGAGGCTGGTTTCTCTAGTACTCAAGTGAAAAACAAGGTAGAACAAACTGTTTCTTTGGAGATTTGTCCTCAAAGTTCTCTTACTGTCAGCTGTCAGCCCAAAGAAATCATCAAACCTCAAGTTCTTAGCGCTAGTGTGTCTCAATCTCTACCTTTCAGTCAGTTTGGAATCATACACAGCAAACCATTAGATCAAGTAAGGAATGATGATGTAATGAGTGTCTTAAACACATTGGTGggcaaaaaaagaaacactatCATCACAGGAGAGTGCCTGGCTACTGCTGAGAGCGTAGTTAGGGGGGTGATGGACAAGTTTGAGAGAGGGGAGGTTTCTGGGGATTTGAGGTCTGTGAGGTTCAAAAAccttcctcttttctctttcagAAGTCTTTCCAAAGAGGACCTTGAACAGAAGCTTATGGAGCTTAGGTGTATTGTGAAGAGCTATATAAGCACTGGGGTGGTTTTATATCTGGGTGATCTCAAATGGATAGCTGATTTTTGGTCAAGCTATGGTGAGCAAAGGAGAAGCTACTACTGCACTGCAGATCACATAATCTTGGAGCTCAAAAGATTAGTTCATGGATTCAGTGAAACGGGAAGGTTGTGGCTTATGGGGATCGCTACTTTCCAAACTTACATGAAGTGTAAAGCAGGCCACCCTTCTCTAGAGACTATGTGGGAACTTAATCCTGTAACAATTCCAGTTGGGAGCCTGAACCTAAGTCTCAAACTCGATAG TGATTCACAATCTCATCAATCCAGAAGCAAGGCATCTTTGAATGGGTCCAGTTGGCCACTGCTTGAATCTAGAGTTGATAACCACTTAACTTGCTGGACAGATTACTCTGTCAACTTCAATAAAGAAGCTCAAAGCCTAGTAGGTAGGACCCATAACAAGGAATCCACTTCTAGCGTTACTATTTCCAACAATTCAAGCTTGCCGTTATGGCTCCAGCAGTGCAAAGAAACTGAAAGAAATACAACCAATGACCAG GAATATCTATGCAATAAAGGGATTTCTCTTTTTGGTTCAGTCCACAAACAGTCCTATTATCCTGAGAAAACCATCAAATTTGCTTCGTCTCCTCCTTCACCGAATTCATTCTCCTCGCAAGAGCGCAACACCGACCCACAACAGACACACCTAAGTTGGCCAGTGATTTTTGAACATAAACAGTTTGAAAAGGAGAACCAGATTTGGATTTCAGAATGCAGCAATGAAGGTTATGAAAGCAGTTTGAGAAATGTTCCCAAACCCGACCTTTTGTCAAATCCCAACTCTAGTCCAAATTCAGCTTCTTCAAGTGAGGCAATGGATGATATTGAGGGTGTCCAAAGCTTCAAGGAGTTCAATGACTACAGCTTGAAGAATCTACGTAGTGGCTTGGAGAAGAAGGTTCCATGGCAGAAGGATATCATTCCTGAAATTGCAACCACTATCCTTGAGTGCAGGTCTGGAatgaggaaaaggaaaggaaagttgAATCACATAGAAGACAAAGCAGAAACTTGGCTGTTTTTCTTAGGTGTTGATTTTGAAGGTAAAGAAAAGATTGCAAGGGAGCTAGCTAAACTAGTTTTTGGCTCTCAAAGCAACTTTGTATCGATTGGTTTAAGCAATTTCTCCTCATCAAGAGCTGATTCTATCGAAGAATCCAAAAACAAGAGGGCAAGAGATGAGTTGGGTTGCAGTTATCTTGAGAGACTTGGCCTAGCTTTGAATGAAAATCCTCATCGCGTGTTCTTCATGGAAGATGTGGATCAAGTTGACAACTGTTCTCAAAAGGGTATCAAGCAAGCAATTGAAAATGGAAATGTAACACTTCCTGATGGTGAAAAAGTCCCTCTTAAGGATGCCATTATTATTTTCAGCTGTGAAAGCTGCTGTTCGGTGTCCAGAACATGTTCTCCTCCAAGAAGGCAAAAAACCGGTGACAATCATGAAGACAAGGAAGATGAGGATGTCATGGAGGAGAAAAGTCTAGTTCTTTCACTTGACCTGAATATTTCCTTTGGCGATAATGGAGATGATCAATGTTCACTTGCAGAATATGGGATTTTAGAATCTGTGGATAGGCAGGTTGttttcaaaattcaagaattaaGTTAG